A single region of the Drosophila takahashii strain IR98-3 E-12201 chromosome 2R, DtakHiC1v2, whole genome shotgun sequence genome encodes:
- the Sfp60F gene encoding uncharacterized protein Sfp60F, with protein MSRFLILALMLSLLTESAFGNIEQLMRSIASAFQPSNVGIDTNVPRSGFGIRTPNSEFSIGYDNVFGR; from the exons ATGTCTCGCTTTTTG ATTTTAGCTCTTATGCTGTCTCTGCTGACTGAGAGTGCTTTTGGTAATATTGAACAGCTAATGCGAAGCATTGCCAGTGCATTTCAACCTTCTAACGTGGGCATAGATACTAATGTCCCCAGATCTGGATTTGGTATAAGAACACCAAATAGCGAATTTTCTATTGGATATGACAATGTATTTGGTCGGTGA
- the Ebp gene encoding ejaculatory bulb-specific protein 1, whose amino-acid sequence MVRHLILVLSLILFCRNSHAVISELARQGESAIQGLADFKMAPLRYLDVLFGANPGGLRGLDGGIYGTGGALSAAAAALQAAKAANILAGGDIFSPGYSKVTAGVGQGSDLITIIKNARPYDPYLIPPGIPGYNYPLGLSRRFPLNRPLLGPGGPSPSPGPNQPGGSFTDGISLSKPFSGGLLSLLPGGLLRGGLLPGGLLPGGLLPGGSFSGRVGSVGQQGGSVGGGGSVGGGGSLSGGGSVSGGGGIFGNGGLFGTGIFGQNGLFGTGFLSGRSFDPFGIFTPFGNLFGGLGNLFGFSSSTRQEPPRGLEGSIKVDLGGTLPSPKGMLGGLLSPVLGVFG is encoded by the exons ATGGTGCGACATTTG ATTCTCGTCCTTTCTCTTATACTGTTTTGTCGCAACTCACATGCTGTTATCAGTGAGTTGGCCCGACAGGGCGAGTCCGCAATCCAGGGTTTGGCAGACTTCAAGATGGCGCCTCTACGCTACTTAGATGTTCTCTTTGGAGCTAATCCGGGGGGACTTCGAGGACTTGACGGTGGTATTTATGGAACTGGAGGTGCTTtatcagctgctgctgctgccttacAAGCAGCCAAAGCTGCTAATATATTGGCTGGAGGGGATATCTTCAGTCCCGGATATAGTAAAGTTACAGCTGGAGTCGGGCAGGGAAGCGATTTGATTACTATAATCAAAAACGCACGCCCCTACGATCCATATCTCATTCCGCCAGGCATTCCAGGATATAATTATCCACTGGGATTGTCTCGTCGTTTTCCCTTAAATCGGCCATTATTGGGACCTGGTGGACCAAGTCCTAGTCCTGGTCCGAACCAGCCGGGTGGATCATTCACAGATGGAATTTCACTTAGTAAACCATTCTCGGGCGGCCTACTATCATTATTACCTGGAGGATTATTGCGTGGAGGATTATTACCTGGAGGACTTTTACCAGGAGGATTATTACCCGGAGGATCATTTTCTGGAAGAGTTGGGTCTGTCGGCCAACAAGGTGGTTCGGTAGGTGGAGGCGGTTCGGTAGGTGGAGGTGGTTCGCTAAGTGGGGGCGGTTCGGTAAGTGGGGGCGGTGGAATCTTCGGAAACGGTGGACTGTTTGGTACGGGAATATTTGGTCAAAATGGACTTTTCGGAACTGGATTCCTTAGCGGACGTTCATTTGACCCATTTGGAATTTTCACCCCATTCGGAAACTTGTTCGGAGGACTTGGGAATTTATTCGGGTTCTCGTCATCAACTAGGCAAGAACCTCCTCGCGGCTTGGAAGGTTCCATCAAGGTGGATCTCGGCGGCACGTTGCCATCGCCAAAAGGTATGCTAGGAGGACTGCTGTCTCCTGTCCTAGGTGTGTTTGGCTAA
- the LOC108066430 gene encoding uncharacterized protein isoform X1 has translation MKSKQLLAAAVCLAAALILGTQAQENAMLQIPPSLVECYNTSFFMNRDNRLPANMDTLISLIEKVENSYAGTSGVQADIRTVAVSLLHRFRQDGIKKAAGINAADGVIPYSPTGFQFPKFKILLSRLIPGNANSFPNSSLTSVERCSLHFMLSSTFDTRSRGDENNVCNQLSQYRAQRLPRSLRKDYDNNFISDVEWLETRQKRGRSSISASKYEQLGELDYESDWAYAGSEGTSQCPVEDGLVRTRWGTVSAGTLIAGIAAGVQQQTIQLTTLLALSSQRRARGRSQSQTTSTIDNRWAATLSGDLAEVTLVQLPASTTPASVGATGGWNDTVLPHWYFLSQRTNLEATDAEIRGGLDGLILAKNVASWRTQASSLKLSQLLRMYYSTNGVLSSGINACSRQSQFTNVAPSQEMEDQTSAFAALLDREMQLRVTLQPVVISQFAGNATAALVTYVQIIDYFPSQQWSDISNLTTVMADIYVFVDTYWPYSWVVDYVAYVLQDLNIHPCASKVTLFAASDGTAIVNTTDYIINVYQEWNSTSHSWHPTGFNLPLILNTLSVRVEDLLEADRATDNLGGRSLIALLIPSPLSYVDEKDYDYCQRYMERLRWRLPNLHFIYYGGGALVRFHDFVRDPSKDLFLLNTEKPPESCGDPVITRIRQVPRRISNPRCYANGVISEFGSNSLQQFGRLGSINFYRLDSLYLPARQSMRYLKISPISQITFTVCMSRSIERPFRNMSAPLRAEETCESTALGSYSYDLTDACVGYEFEPCPPLFFSVQAQGFGEVSCTIEACQTPDEAQYSVSLNNLGCNDATVIIVNMGLAAPFLLISLSSIYL, from the exons ATGAAATCGAAACAACTTCTAGCAGCAGCTGTCTGCCTAGCTGCTGCCCTAATTTTGGGGACACAGGCACAGGAGAATGCAATGTTGCAAATTCCCCCTTCACTGGTCGAGTGCTACAACACGTCATTCTTCATGAACCGGGATAATCGTCTGCCAGCCAATATGGACACGCTCATCTCGCTTATCGAGAAGGTGGAAAACAGCTACGCTGGAACTTCGGGGGTGCAAGCCGATATTCGAACTGTGGCGGTGTCCTTGCTGCATCGTTTCCGACAGGATGGCATTAAAAAGGCCGCTGGAATTAATGCCGCTGATGGCGTAATACCGTACAGTCCAACGGGTTTCCAGTTTCCCAAGTTCAAAATTTTGCTATCACGTTTAATTCCGGGAAACGCCAACAGCTTTCCCAACAGTTCGTTGACAAGTGTGGAACGGTGTTCCCTCCATTTTATGCTATCAAGCACTTTTGACACGAGATCGCGGGGTGATGAGAACAACGTGTGCAACCAGCTCTCTCAGTATCGAGCCCAGCGACTGCCGCGGTCCCTAAGGAAGGACTATGACAACAACTTCATTAGCGATGTTGAATGGCTAGAGACACGGCAGAAACGAGGACGATCTTCCATCTCTGCCTCAAAGTACGAACAGTTGGGAGAATTGGACTATGAATCCGACTGGGCCTATGCCGGTTCTGAAGGAACTAGCCAGTGCCCTGTGGAGGATGGCCTTGTTCGGACGCGCTGGGGAACGGTTTCAGCAG GTACACTAATTGCCGGCATCGCAGCTGGCGTCCAGCAACAGACAATCCAATTGACTACCCTGTTGGCCCTTTCCTCTCAGAGACGTGCACGTGGTCGCAGTCAGTCTCAAACAACCAGTACCATCGACAATAGGTGGGCGGCTACTTTGTCTGGGGACTTGGCGGAAGTAACGTTGGTCCAGCTTCCGGCGTCGACCACTCCAGCTTCTGTTGGAGCTACCGGCGGGTGGAATGATACGGTTCTGCCACATTGGTACTTTTTGTCGCAGCGCACCAACCTTGAGGCGACTGATGCGGAGATCCGGGGCGGCCTTGATGGGTTGattcttgcaaaaaatgtgGCCAGTTGGAGAACTCAGGCATCCAGCCTTAAACTTTCTCAACTATTACGCATGTACTACTCCACAAACGGGGTCCTCAGTTCGGGAATCAATGCCTGCAGTAGGCAAAGCCAATTCACAAATGTGGCACCATCACAGGAAATGGAGGACCAGACTAGCGCCTTTGCAGCACTATTGGATCGGGAGATGCAATTGCGTGTTACCCTCCAGCCGGTCGTTATTTCTCAGTTTGCCGGTAACGCCACCGCAGCGCTGGTAACTTATGTGC AAATTATTGATTACTTTCCGTCTCAACAATGGTCTGATATATCCAATCTAACTACAGTAATGGctgatatatatgtatttgtcgACACTTACTGGCCATATAGCTGGGTAGTTGATTACGTTGC TTATGTCCTTCAGGATCTTAACATTCATCCGTGCGCCAGTAAAGTAACCCTTTTCGCAGCTTCTGATGGGACAGCTATCGTTAATACCACCGACTACATTATCAACGTCTACCAGGAATGGAATTCCACATCACACTCTTGGC ATCCAACTGGTTTTAATCTGCCGCTGATCCTAAACACTTTAAGCGTTAGAGTTGAAGACTTGCTCGAAGCAGATCGGGCTACCGACAATCTTGGGGGTCGATCACTAATTGCGCTTCTCATACCAAGCCCACTATCCTATGTAGACGAGAAAGACTACGACTATTGTCAGCGATATATGGAGCGATTGCGTTGGCGTCTGCCCAATTTACACTTCATTTACTACGGTGGTGGGGCTTTGGTAAGGTTTCATGATTTCGTTCGAGACCCGAGCAAAGATTTGTTTCTTTTAAACACCGAAAAGCCACCCGAAAGCTGTGGTGACCCCGTTATTACACGGATTCGGCAAG TGCCGCGTCGAATTTCAAATCCACGCTGTTATGCAAACGGTGTCATTAGTGAGTTTGGATCCAACTCTCTTCAACAATTTGGTCGTCTGGGCAGTATAAATTTCTATAGATTGGATTCCCTTTATCTACCAGCTAGACAAAGCATGCGATACCTTAAGATCTCCCCCATAAGTCAAATTACATTTACTGTTTGCATGTCTCGGAGTATCGAACGACCATTTAGAAACATGAGTGCGCCATTAAGGGCGGAGGAGACCTGCGAGTCTACAGCATTGGGCTCATATAGTTATGATCTTACTGACGCTTGCGTTGGATATGAATTTGAGCCTTGTCctccattatttttttcagtgcaggCACAAGGTTTTGGTGAAGTTTCGTGTACAATTGAGGCTTGTCAAACACCAGATGAGGCGCAGTACAGTGTGAGTTTAAATAATCTGGGCTGTAACGATGCCACCGTCATAATCGTTAATATGGGTTTAGCTGCTccatttcttcttatatccctatcttctatttatttataa
- the LOC108066430 gene encoding uncharacterized protein isoform X2, whose protein sequence is MKSKQLLAAAVCLAAALILGTQAQENAMLQIPPSLVECYNTSFFMNRDNRLPANMDTLISLIEKVENSYAGTSGVQADIRTVAVSLLHRFRQDGIKKAAGINAADGVIPYSPTGFQFPKFKILLSRLIPGNANSFPNSSLTSVERCSLHFMLSSTFDTRSRGDENNVCNQLSQYRAQRLPRSLRKDYDNNFISDVEWLETRQKRGRSSISASKYEQLGELDYESDWAYAGSEGTSQCPVEDGLVRTRWGTVSAGTLIAGIAAGVQQQTIQLTTLLALSSQRRARGRSQSQTTSTIDNRWAATLSGDLAEVTLVQLPASTTPASVGATGGWNDTVLPHWYFLSQRTNLEATDAEIRGGLDGLILAKNVASWRTQASSLKLSQLLRMYYSTNGVLSSGINACSRQSQFTNVAPSQEMEDQTSAFAALLDREMQLRVTLQPVVISQFAGNATAALVTYVPQSLNDVSCTATTNLDLTDVITPMTNLYIFLDTSWQYSTIVDYVTYVIQQLNVHPYASTVTMLSAHDGSIIVNTTNYITDVYQQWNVTTQALYTQGFNLPNVLRTIQNLTQNLMNEEKTNSSLSGHSLVALIIPNQSTVNDGDSSYATTEIQYIQEQIPDLRFIYYGGGSIQRFSSFVRDPSQDLFSLTLGSTAATSAGPVAKRIIQIPRRVINPRCGSNWYTSSWGTDQTAQYVGPGKVNFYRVSANYFFGTGANRYLTIQSQNGGSYTICTSRTYSWPQQNSTTSSTATSIDQSCSQISGSSYSYDLSSACNGYYTITQCPDLYLSVQATSNTTSCTQDACQTPDQWRYIMSMVNMGCYSGVSGLAASLLTILLALLVHRLVQ, encoded by the exons ATGAAATCGAAACAACTTCTAGCAGCAGCTGTCTGCCTAGCTGCTGCCCTAATTTTGGGGACACAGGCACAGGAGAATGCAATGTTGCAAATTCCCCCTTCACTGGTCGAGTGCTACAACACGTCATTCTTCATGAACCGGGATAATCGTCTGCCAGCCAATATGGACACGCTCATCTCGCTTATCGAGAAGGTGGAAAACAGCTACGCTGGAACTTCGGGGGTGCAAGCCGATATTCGAACTGTGGCGGTGTCCTTGCTGCATCGTTTCCGACAGGATGGCATTAAAAAGGCCGCTGGAATTAATGCCGCTGATGGCGTAATACCGTACAGTCCAACGGGTTTCCAGTTTCCCAAGTTCAAAATTTTGCTATCACGTTTAATTCCGGGAAACGCCAACAGCTTTCCCAACAGTTCGTTGACAAGTGTGGAACGGTGTTCCCTCCATTTTATGCTATCAAGCACTTTTGACACGAGATCGCGGGGTGATGAGAACAACGTGTGCAACCAGCTCTCTCAGTATCGAGCCCAGCGACTGCCGCGGTCCCTAAGGAAGGACTATGACAACAACTTCATTAGCGATGTTGAATGGCTAGAGACACGGCAGAAACGAGGACGATCTTCCATCTCTGCCTCAAAGTACGAACAGTTGGGAGAATTGGACTATGAATCCGACTGGGCCTATGCCGGTTCTGAAGGAACTAGCCAGTGCCCTGTGGAGGATGGCCTTGTTCGGACGCGCTGGGGAACGGTTTCAGCAG GTACACTAATTGCCGGCATCGCAGCTGGCGTCCAGCAACAGACAATCCAATTGACTACCCTGTTGGCCCTTTCCTCTCAGAGACGTGCACGTGGTCGCAGTCAGTCTCAAACAACCAGTACCATCGACAATAGGTGGGCGGCTACTTTGTCTGGGGACTTGGCGGAAGTAACGTTGGTCCAGCTTCCGGCGTCGACCACTCCAGCTTCTGTTGGAGCTACCGGCGGGTGGAATGATACGGTTCTGCCACATTGGTACTTTTTGTCGCAGCGCACCAACCTTGAGGCGACTGATGCGGAGATCCGGGGCGGCCTTGATGGGTTGattcttgcaaaaaatgtgGCCAGTTGGAGAACTCAGGCATCCAGCCTTAAACTTTCTCAACTATTACGCATGTACTACTCCACAAACGGGGTCCTCAGTTCGGGAATCAATGCCTGCAGTAGGCAAAGCCAATTCACAAATGTGGCACCATCACAGGAAATGGAGGACCAGACTAGCGCCTTTGCAGCACTATTGGATCGGGAGATGCAATTGCGTGTTACCCTCCAGCCGGTCGTTATTTCTCAGTTTGCCGGTAACGCCACCGCAGCGCTGGTAACTTATGTGC CACAATCGTTAAACGATGTCTCCTGTACGGCGACAACCAATCTTGACTTGACGGATGTCATTACTCCCATGACTAacctatatattttcttggatACTTCTTGGCAGTATAGCACCATTGTTGACTATGTGAC ttatgtTATCCAGCAGTTAAATGTGCATCCCTATGCCAGCACAGTCACCATGCTTTCGGCACATGATGGGTCGATCATCGTGAACACCACGAACTATATCACCGATGTTTATCAGCAATGGAATGTCACTACGCAGGCTTTAT ATACTCAGGGATTCAATCTTCCTAATGTGCTGCGAACGATTCAGAACCTTACCCAGAACCTAATGAACGAGGAAAAAACTAATTCCAGTTTAAGTGGGCACTCCTTGGTGGCTCTAATCATTCCAAACCAGTCAACCGTTAATGATGGCGACTCCAGCTACGCCACTACAGAAATACAGTACATCCAAGAGCAGATTCCAGACCTGCGCTTTATATACTATGGCGGTGGAAGCATTCAAAGGTTTTCGAGCTTTGTCCGCGATCCCTCCCAAGATCTATTCTCCCTTACTTTGGGCAGTACAGCGGCGACATCGGCTGGACCAGTAGCAAAGCGCATTATCCAAA TTCCTCGACGCGTTATTAACCCACGTTGCGGATCAAATTGGTACACAAGTAGCTGGGGCACTGACCAAACAGCCCAATATGTGGGGCCCGGCAAGGTCAACTTTTACAGGGTCTCGGCAAACTATTTCTTTGGAACTGGCGCGAACCGGTATTTGACCATTCAGTCCCAAAACGGAGGAAGTTACACGATATGTACTTCCCGCACATACTCCTGGCCGCAACAGAACTCGACCACTAGCTCTACAGCTacgtcaatagatcagagttGCTCGCAAATAAGCGGAAGTAGTTATAGCTACGATCTGTCAAGCGCCTGTAATGGCTACTACACTATCACCCAGTGTCCAGACTTGTATTTGTCGGTCCAGGCTACCTCAAATACCACATCCTGCACACAGGATGCCTGTCAGACCCCTGACCAATGGCGTTATATTATGTCAATGGTAAACATGGGATGCTACAGCGGAGTCTCGGGCCTAGCAGCCAGCCTCCTTACAATTCTTCTCGCCTTGTTGGTTCACAGGCTGGTTCAGTGA
- the LOC138912453 gene encoding breast cancer type 2 susceptibility protein homolog isoform X1 has protein sequence MAESDSKEVVIEEIDSNDVPENELEQFQDTDPLRAVDIIDCDADGGESRSFVADKKEGALIKRYVQGVQCLEFPDFCTKLEASDEDEEKPLEAPTASGNVEMPSTSAQAKPAQKQSSGSGRSGGGGGFRKSQLRTALQGLMGEADQDEVPAPVNEPGNGGLSGNIMAEVVNLYQADRQNSLRVGRNQDHSRSVFDNSDFVPLEYLILAQSSPTHEEVVENIRHDFCSSPTYVEDEDEHPCESPPWFRFRKKTIKTYSRKRFPDKEDLRLIVGNEVQDRPSCSSGLSVQEDLNTTSTSASTASGPNIDLPSKARQDSERPSCSRESPNGLLDTNSSSECTYTEIEKLNDELQNVFQICSFKPQGTFGDNLFGDTMQTTIISHSRLDIKYEDWFETDSYVEDYSTEKITLNVKSKPKTISVELDNIPINEWLIEMDVPENSVEEYKESPLRKTPEEEEFVGFRTASDKPIQVSEDMQKRAEKCLAECKAAETHQPKIEDDHKDSADDIFFSADEDSNDTIFLSQINPNKLEYRDDSVITECKRKMNSPQQNPPQRSRIHANDIFFSDEDSNDSLFLFPLQINPNRLEYKDDSSVVTPNRKGAKGGF, from the exons ATGGCAGAATCCGATTCAAAAGAGGTCGTGATCGAGGAAATCGACAGCAACGATGTGCCGGAGAACGAGCTGGAGCAGTTCCAGGACACGGACCCGCTGCGCGCGGTGGACATCATCGATTGTGACGCGGATGGCGGAGAGAGCCGGAGCTTCGTGGCGGACAAGAAGGAAGGAGCCCTAATCAAGCGCTATGTTCAGGGCGTCCAGTGCCTGGAGTTTCCGGACTTTTGCACCAAGCTGGAGGCCAGCGATGAGGACGAGGAGAAGCCACTGGAGGCGCCAACTGCCTCCGGGAACGTGGAAATGCCCAGCACTTCGGCACAGGCAAAACCCGCGCAGAAGCAATCCTCTGGAAGTGGTCGTTccggaggaggcggtggcttCCGGAAGAGTCAGCTGCGCACCGCCCTGCAGGGACTGATGGGCGAGGCCGACCAGGATGAGGTCCCGGCCCCAGTGAATGAGCCAGGAAATGGAGGATTGTCTGGTAATATAATGGCTGAAGTGGTCAACTTATACCAAGCCGATCGCCAGAATAGCTTGAGAGTGGGACGCAATCAAGATCACAGCCGGAGTGTGTTTGACAACAGTGACTTTGTCCCATTGGAGTACCTCATTTTAGCCCAAAGCAGTCCTACGCACGAAGAGGTGGTCGAGAACATCCGGCATGATTTCTGCTCATCTCCCACGTATGTGGAAGACGAGGATGAGCACCCCTGCGAGTCGCCGCCGTGGTTTCGATTTCGcaagaaaacaataaaaacttaCAGCAGGAAGAGGTTCCCCGATAAAGAGGATCTCCGTTTGATCGTGGGAAACGAAGTGCAAGATCGTCCGAGCTGCTCATCGGGCCTCTCGGTGCAGGAGGATCTTAATACCACTTCAACATCCGCCAGCACAGCCTCTGGTCCCAACATAGATCTTCCATCGAAGGCAAGGCAGGATTCGGAGAGACCCTCTTGTTCCCGCGAATCCCCAAACGGTCTTTTAGACACCAATTCTTCTTCTGAATGCACCTATACCGAAATAGAGAAACTAAACGATGAACTCCAGAATGTCTTCCAAATCTGTAGTTTTAAACCTCAAG GAACCTTCGGTGACAATCTATTTGGCGATACTATGCAAACAACCATCATTTCTCACTCTCGATTGG ACATTAAATACGAAGATTGGTTTGAAACGGACTCGTACGTGGAAGATTACAGCACcgaaaaaattacattaaatgtTAAATCTAAACCAAAGACAATCTCGGTGGAATTAGATAACATCCCAATCAACGAATGGCTAATTGAAATGGATGTCCCCGAGAATTCGGTTGAGGAATACAAGGAATCTCCTCTAAGGAAAACACCTGAGGAAGAAGAATTCGTTGGCTTCCGAACAGCCTCCGACAAACCAATTCAGGTTTCAGAGGATATGCAAAAACGAGCTGAAAAATGTTTAGCTGAATGCAAAGCAGCGGAAACGCATCAACCAAAAATTGAAGATGATCACAAAGATTCAGCCgatgacatttttttttcagcggATGAAGACTCCAACGACACTATATTCCTATCGCAAATAAACCCAAATAAATTGGAATACAGAGATGACAGTGTGATTACCGAGTGCAAAAGGAAAATGAACTCACCACAGCAGAATCCTCCGCAGCGTAGTAGGATCCATGCCAATGACATCTTTTTTTCAGATGAAGACTCCAACGACTCTCTATTTCTCTTCCCATTGCAGATAAATCCAAATCGGTTAGAATATAAGGATGACTCCAGTGTAGTTACACCCAACCGAAAGGGAGCTAAGGGAGGATTTTAG
- the LOC138912453 gene encoding breast cancer type 2 susceptibility protein homolog isoform X2 produces the protein MAESDSKEVVIEEIDSNDVPENELEQFQDTDPLRAVDIIDCDADGGESRSFVADKKEGALIKRYVQGVQCLEFPDFCTKLEASDEDEEKPLEAPTASGNVEMPSTSAQAKPAQKQSSGSGRSGGGGGFRKSQLRTALQGLMGEADQDEVPAPVNEPGNGGLSGNIMAEVVNLYQADRQNSLRVGRNQDHSRSVFDNSDFVPLEYLILAQSSPTHEEVVENIRHDFCSSPTYVEDEDEHPCESPPWFRFRKKTIKTYSRKRFPDKEDLRLIVGNEVQDRPSCSSGLSVQEDLNTTSTSASTASGPNIDLPSKARQDSERPSCSRESPNGLLDTNSSSECTYTEIEKLNDELQNVFQICSFKPQGTFGDNLFGDTMQTTIISHSRLDIKYEDWFETDSYVEDYSTEKITLNVKSKPKTISVELDNIPINEWLIEMDVPENSVEEYKESPLRKTPEEEEFVGFRTASDKPIQVSEDMQKRAEKCLAECKAAETHQPKIEDDHKDSADDIFFSADEDSNDTIFLSQINPNKLEYRDDSVITECKRKMNSPQQNPPQRNKSKSVRI, from the exons ATGGCAGAATCCGATTCAAAAGAGGTCGTGATCGAGGAAATCGACAGCAACGATGTGCCGGAGAACGAGCTGGAGCAGTTCCAGGACACGGACCCGCTGCGCGCGGTGGACATCATCGATTGTGACGCGGATGGCGGAGAGAGCCGGAGCTTCGTGGCGGACAAGAAGGAAGGAGCCCTAATCAAGCGCTATGTTCAGGGCGTCCAGTGCCTGGAGTTTCCGGACTTTTGCACCAAGCTGGAGGCCAGCGATGAGGACGAGGAGAAGCCACTGGAGGCGCCAACTGCCTCCGGGAACGTGGAAATGCCCAGCACTTCGGCACAGGCAAAACCCGCGCAGAAGCAATCCTCTGGAAGTGGTCGTTccggaggaggcggtggcttCCGGAAGAGTCAGCTGCGCACCGCCCTGCAGGGACTGATGGGCGAGGCCGACCAGGATGAGGTCCCGGCCCCAGTGAATGAGCCAGGAAATGGAGGATTGTCTGGTAATATAATGGCTGAAGTGGTCAACTTATACCAAGCCGATCGCCAGAATAGCTTGAGAGTGGGACGCAATCAAGATCACAGCCGGAGTGTGTTTGACAACAGTGACTTTGTCCCATTGGAGTACCTCATTTTAGCCCAAAGCAGTCCTACGCACGAAGAGGTGGTCGAGAACATCCGGCATGATTTCTGCTCATCTCCCACGTATGTGGAAGACGAGGATGAGCACCCCTGCGAGTCGCCGCCGTGGTTTCGATTTCGcaagaaaacaataaaaacttaCAGCAGGAAGAGGTTCCCCGATAAAGAGGATCTCCGTTTGATCGTGGGAAACGAAGTGCAAGATCGTCCGAGCTGCTCATCGGGCCTCTCGGTGCAGGAGGATCTTAATACCACTTCAACATCCGCCAGCACAGCCTCTGGTCCCAACATAGATCTTCCATCGAAGGCAAGGCAGGATTCGGAGAGACCCTCTTGTTCCCGCGAATCCCCAAACGGTCTTTTAGACACCAATTCTTCTTCTGAATGCACCTATACCGAAATAGAGAAACTAAACGATGAACTCCAGAATGTCTTCCAAATCTGTAGTTTTAAACCTCAAG GAACCTTCGGTGACAATCTATTTGGCGATACTATGCAAACAACCATCATTTCTCACTCTCGATTGG ACATTAAATACGAAGATTGGTTTGAAACGGACTCGTACGTGGAAGATTACAGCACcgaaaaaattacattaaatgtTAAATCTAAACCAAAGACAATCTCGGTGGAATTAGATAACATCCCAATCAACGAATGGCTAATTGAAATGGATGTCCCCGAGAATTCGGTTGAGGAATACAAGGAATCTCCTCTAAGGAAAACACCTGAGGAAGAAGAATTCGTTGGCTTCCGAACAGCCTCCGACAAACCAATTCAGGTTTCAGAGGATATGCAAAAACGAGCTGAAAAATGTTTAGCTGAATGCAAAGCAGCGGAAACGCATCAACCAAAAATTGAAGATGATCACAAAGATTCAGCCgatgacatttttttttcagcggATGAAGACTCCAACGACACTATATTCCTATCGCAAATAAACCCAAATAAATTGGAATACAGAGATGACAGTGTGATTACCGAGTGCAAAAGGAAAATGAACTCACCACAGCAGAATCCTCCGCAGCGTA ATAAATCCAAATCGGTTAGAATATAA